In Runella sp. SP2, the genomic window GATGGAGCAGTCAACGGTGCGGCCTGGCTGGCAAGGTTTGTCGGCAGCCGAACCCGCAACCTTCAAAATGGCCAAGCCCAATCTTATTTTGTAGTCGTTCTCGTAGGAATTATCGCTGTTATCCTGTGGGTACTCCACTGAAACTAAGTTATGAAGATACCTTATTTACTTTCTTTTTTTGTATTTCACCCTCTGGTAGGTACGATTGCTATTCTACTGATTTCTAACCGTTTCAAACACACGTACAAATGGATTACGTTGTTTTTTACGGCTTGTCAAGTGCTTGTATCGGGGGTTTTATACGCCATGTACGACACCTCCAACCCTGCTCCCCAGTTCGTCGAAAAAGCAGATTGGATTACGCTTTCGTTGGGCAACATGGGCACCGTTTCCATTGATTACCTGCTCGGAATTGACGGTATCAGTTTTCCAATGGTCTTACTAACGTCGGTCGTCATGCTGGTGGGAGCGATTTCTTCTTGGAATATTGACAAACGCGAGAAGGCTTATTTTTCCTTGTATTTATTATTAACTACCAGTATCACAGGCTGTTTTATTGCCCTCGACTTCTTCTTATTTTTCCTCTTCTTTGAGTTTATGTTGTTGCCCATGTATTTTTTGATTGGGCTGTGGGGAGGACCACGTCGCGAATACGCTTCTATCAAATTCTTTCTTTATACGCTTGTCGGTTCTTTGCTTATTCTGATTGTAATGATTGGCCTTTACCTATCGGTGATTGACCCCGTCGAGTCACAATTGACCCAAACGATGGTTCATACCTTTGACCTTCGTTATATGACTGATATGCGCAACTACCTACCCAACAGCTTATTGTCGTTATCGGGTGAGGTTTATTTATTTGGAATACCTTCACGAATGCTGGCCTTTTGGTTGTTGTTTCTTGGTTTTGCCATCAAACTTCCCATTGTCCCTTTGCACACGTGGCTACCCGACGCCCACGTAGAGGCCCCAACGCCTGTATCGGTGGTGCTTGCGGGGATTTTGCTGAAAATTGGGGGCTACGGTTTGTTGCGAATCGCCTACCCTATTTTCCCCGATGCGGCCAATGAATACGCCTTTGTGTTGGCACTTTTGGGCGTCATTTCCATCGTTTATGGGGGTTTTAATGCCCTTGCCCAAAACGACCTTAAAAAAATGATTGCTTATTCATCAGTCTCGCACATGGGTTTTGTGGTACTCGGAATTGCTTCGCTTACGTCGGAGGGTATCAACGGCGCCATTTATCAAATGGTGAGCCACGGAGTGCTTTCGGCCATGTTATTTTTGGTGGTAGGTGTTATTTACGACCGTACTCACAACCGCCTCATCGACAGCTACCGTGGACTGATTGGCCCAATGCCTATTTATACTGTGCTTACTGGAGTAGCCTTTTTTGCTTCGCTAGGTTTGCCAGGTTTTTCGGGCTTTGTGGGCGAATTATTCACCCTCATGGGAGGTTTCAAATCGGCAGTAGTTCCAACTTGGGTAGCAGCCCTTGGCACCATAGGCATTATTTTAGCCGCCGCTTATTTTCTATGGACACTCCAACGGATGTTTTTGGGGAAATTATGGGCCAAAAATCAAGACGATTTGGCAGTTTTGTATGACCTAGATACCCGTGAAAAATGGATGTTGGTGCCGCTGGCATTGCTGGCATTCCTTATCGGGATTTTGCCAAATAGCCTTTTTCAGCTTTCGGACAAAACAGTAAGTCAGTTACTCAAGGTTTTTGAATAAACAGGGGCGGGTTGTGAGCAACCCTTAACACAATCAGAACAATACGTTGGTCAGGTTGTGAGCAACCTGACTCACATATGCCCTCAATTCCACCATTTTAGTTTAAAAGTCCAAACCGTTCCTATCAATACAGGAAGAAGAATATTAATACACCAAAGCGTCAGCGTTACTGCTAAAATACGCGCAGGTTCGACGTCGTAAAAGCTAAAAACGTAAAGGGAAGAAGCTTCGCGAATGCCCAAATCACCCAAAAAATTGAGGGCTGGGATGAGGGTTTTGGCAAAAAAGACTAGAAAAATACCCGCTATGGCCACATCAAAAGGGAGATTTACCTCAAAAAGCCAAAGTAACAACGCAAACTGAAGGGTAAAAACGCCATAACGCAAGATTGCCCAACGAAACGCCTGACCAATTTCGGATAATGTATATTCTGCAATGACTTTTACGTAAGGATCTACCCATCGAAACAATCGAAAGCGAACCAAAAACTGCTCGGCTTCACCGCGTTTGGTCATCAATACCCCACCAAAAACAAGGGTCATCACCAAGGCCAGCAACAGCAGCACCTGCGGCCATTGTTGTAAAGTAGGTTGATGATATACCCAAAACCCCCAACCCAACGTACCAAAAAACAGGGACACAAAAAACTGTAATCCATTGGAAAGCAGCGCTGCTCCTACCCCCGACAGACGTTGATGACTTTGTAACGAAAGCACCCTTCCTGCTGCATCACCGACGTTGTTGGGCATTAAAAACCCCAACGCAAGTCCCGAAAGCACCCCTTGAAAGGCTTGTCCGAAGCTGATTTTTTCGATTTTTTGGGCTAAAAGTTGCCATTTACGGCTTTCGCAAGCCCAGTTGATGGGGGTCAGGAAAAGAGCGAACCCAAGGATTTTCCAATGACCTTGCTGTAAATGGAAAAGCAAAAGCCGATACACTTCCCCCAAACTTTGTCCTTTGGCCTCCACGCTGACGTACAGGTAGAGCAACATCCCCAAAAAAAGGAGCCATTTGAACACCCAAGTGATTTTTTTGAGCGAAGAAAGCCGAGAAAACCACGAAGGGCTGTTACTTTGCGTCATGCAAGATCAACAATCAAATCTGACTGAAAAAATTATTTTAGGGATTGACCCTGGAACCCGTATTGCAGGATACGGTGTCATTCGTATTATTGGTGCTCGTATCGACTTACTTCAATACGGCGTCTTAAAACTCGACAAATATAGTAGCCATGAACTAAAACTGAAGAAAATTTTTGACCGTATCACCCAACTTATCGAAGAATTTTTGCCCGATGAAATGGCCGTGGAAGACCCTTTTTACGGAAAAAACCCCCAGTCGATGCTCAAATTGGGGCGTGCTCAGGGTGTAGCAATGGCCGCTGCGCTCAACCGAAACATTCCGATTGTGGAATATTCGCCCAAAACCGTAAAAATGTCGGTGACGGGTAACGGTAATGCCTCCAAAGAACAAGTGGCTTTTATGTTGGAAAGCATCCTAAAGATGCCTCTACAACCCGAATACCTCGACGCCACCGATGCCGTCGCCATTGCGATTTGCCATCATTACCACGCCAACGCCTTACCTTCGGCAGCGGCCAAAAAGAAAGGTGCAAAAAAAGGCGGTTGGTCAGCCTTTGTGAGTGAAAATCCGAATCGAATCAAGTAATTCTTTACCACCTTCCCGAAAGTTTGAAACTTTCGGGAAGGTAGCTATTAACTTTCGGGAAGGTGGGGAAAAACATCTACGAACTCGCCACACTAACCACTGGAACGATGATTTAGGCGTATAGTACAGGTCTTTTAACCTTTACTCGTATGCCACCGACTACAACACCTCCTACCGCGTTTCAGCTTCCGTACGTTGCCCGTTTGGGTTTCGTATTGCTCAGTGTCACATTATTGGTGTACTGGATGCACGTTTTGGGGTCTATTGTTACCCTGCTGCTCTTCTCCATCATTTTGTCGATGGCCATGTTTCCCCTTACCAAATGGCTCGAAAAAAAGGGACTTCCGAATACTTTGTCCATCACCCTCGCTATTTTAGCGTTTACGGCCGTTTTTGTAGGGATTGGCTTTGTGATTGGGTACGAGGTCAACGAATTTATGCAAATGCTCCCCAAAATGCTTTCCAAAATGGAATCGTGCGCGGCGCAGATGCAGCAATGGGCGTACGAGCATTTGAAGATTTCGCACAAAATGCAAGTGAATAAGCTGCAAGAATATACGCAAAATCTAAGCTCCAAAAGCGGCGATATGGTCGGTTCGGCGGTTACAACCACGGGGTCGATGCTCGGAATGCTCGCAATAGTCCCCGTTTTTATCTTTTTTATTTTGTACTACCGCAACATGCTGACGCAGTTTTTGTACAAAGTTTTTAGCAACACCCCAAAGTCGAAGCTGAACGGCGTTTTTAGCAAAATTTATGAAGTCGTACATAATTACCTCTACGGCCTGTTTCTGGTAACCCTTATTGTAGGTACGCTTAACTCGATTGGTTTATTGGCTTTGGGTATTCAATCAGCCTTTTTCTTTGGTTTTTTGGCAGCCGTTTTGCTCATCATTCCGTATTTTGGGATACTCATTGGTTCTATCCTACCCATTGTGGTAGCGCTTGTTACCAAAGAATCGCCCATGTATGCACTCGGCGTGGCTGGTATTTTTTTCTTTGTCCAAATTTTAGAAGGAAATTTTATTACACCCTACATCGTGGGTTCTAAAATCAGCATCAACCCACTGGCTGCTATTGTCGCGCTATTTCTTGGCGAAATGCTGTGGGGCATTGCTGGAATGGCCCTCGCTTTACCACTTACGGCCATCTTGAAAGTTATTTTTGACTCAGTTTCTTACCTAAAACCCTACGGCTACGTCTTGGGAGAGCCTGAGGTGGACAAAGAACGCGAAATAAAAAGCACCAAAATTCAGGCCCTCGAACGAGAACTGGTTGAAACCATCCACGAAACTACGGATGAAGTAAAGGCTATTTTCCACAAGAAAAAAGCTGTCAAAAAAGCATCTTAATATCGGGGAATAAATTCCCCATTTTTTACCCAATATTGGTGGCAAATGGGCTTGGCATACGATTTTTATATCAAATAGCATAATTGTAAACCACTAGAAAACAGCATATAAGCCATGAAAACAATTGAAATCTCAGACATACAAGCAAGTACCATTGCAGGCATGGGAGCCGTACCACATTCGGAAGGTGTTTCGTTTAGGGTTTGGGCTCCCAACGCCAAAGCAGTATCGGTAGTTGGAGATTTCAACAGTTGGAATAATGAAGCAACGCCCCTTTCGCACGAAGAAAATGGGTATTGGTCGGTCAATGTTCCAGGCGCAACAATTGGACAAGAATACAAATACGTGCTTTTCACGGAGGTTGCAGAATTGATGCGCAACGACCCTTATGCCCGACAATTGACCAATTCGGTTGGCAACAGTATCGTGCATGACCCACATTTTGATTGGGCAAATGATGACTCTTTTCGGATACCCAACTGGAACGAAATGGTCATATATGAGCTACACATTGGGACTTTTAATGCAAAAGGAGAAGGCAAAATTGGCGATTTTTATTCAGCCATTGAGCGTCTCGACTACCTTAAAGCACTAGGAATCAATGCTGTAGAAATTATGCCCATTGCCGAATTTCCTGGCGGATACTCGTGGGGATATAACCCTGCCCATCCTTTCGCAGTAGAATCGGAATATGGTGGGCCGTTGGGCTTGAAAAGTTTTGTAAAAGCCGCCCACGAAAAAGGTATTGCCGTTATTTTGGATGTCGTCTATAACCACTTTGGCCCCACTGACATGGACTTATGGCAGTTTGACGGCTGGAGTGAAAACAATCTTGGAGGAATTTATTTTTACAACGATTGGCGGGCAACTACCCCTTGGGGAGATACCCGCCCCGATTACGGTCGGCCAGAAGTGCGTCAGTATATTCGTGACAATGCCTTGATGTGGCTCGAAGAATATCACTTGGATGGTCTCCGAATGGACATGATTCCGTACATGCGAAATGTCAACGCCGACGGAAACCCCGACAACGATTTAGCGGAAGGTTATTCGTTGATACAGTGGATTAATTCGGAAATCAGGGAAAAATTTCCCCACAAATTTACGGTTGCCGAAGACCTCCACACCCTTTCATCCATCACCGATAGTGTCGCAAACGGTGGGCTTGGGTACAGCAGTCAATGGGATGCCCAGTTTGTCCACCCCGTACGAGAAGCTATCATTGCGATGCACGACGCCGACCGCAACATGGATGCGATTGCCCATGCCATTACGCACAAATACAACAACGACGCTTTTCAACGGGTCATTTATACTGAATCGCACGATGAGGTGGCCAACGGCAAGGCACGGGTCGTTCAGGAAATTGCGGGCGAAGGCGACGTCGATAACTGGTATGCCAAAAAGCGTTCCATTTTAGGAGCCGTGCTTACGCTCACTTCCCCAGGCATTCCGATGCTTTTTCAAGGGCAGGCATTGCTCGAAGACAAATGGTTTGATGATACCGACCCAATCGATTGGAGTCGCCTGTCGGCACATAAAGGTATTGCTAAACTTTACCGAGATTTGATTCATCTAAGGCTCAACAAACACCAAACCACGGCTGGGCTTTCGGGACAACATGCGATGGTATTGCACCTCGACCACGAACGTAAAATTATCGCCTTTTATCGTTTCCGAAACGGCGGATACAACGACAACACCATTGTGATCATCAACTTTTCGCAAGAACCCGCCCACGATTTTGGCATTCGTTTTCCCAAAAGAGGGCACTGGCGATTGCGTTTCAACAGCGATTGGGACGGCTATGACGCCGATTTTGACAATCATTTTACCAGTGATTTAATTGCCGTTGGAGTCGAAGAATCCAGACATTTATTGGTTCAAGTTCCATTGGGAGCCTATGCTGCCCTCATTTATTCACTCGAAAACTAACATCCTATTTCACTCATAAACATCACAAAATCATGAAAAAAGCAACCATCATCGTCGCTGCCATGTTGGCATTCGGAACAATCTCATTATCAAGCTGCTCGCGCGAAGAAAAACGCGAAGTTGCCGACAACGTACAAAATGCCCAAGATGAGGTAAAAGATGCGGCTGACAACGTAGCCGAAGACGTAAAAGAAGCCAGAGAAGAAACGGCGGAAGAAATAAAAGAAGCCCGTGAAGAGCTATCGCTTAAAATCGAAAATCGCCGTCAAATCATTAATAGCGAGCTTGACGAGCTAAACGCAAAAATCAAAAAAGCGTCGGCCAAAGAAAAGGATAAATTAGAAGCAAGACGTGACAAGTTGAAAGAAAACTTGAACGACTTAAACGACGATTTGGCGGAAGTAAAAAAAGACGTTAAGCGCGACTGGAAACAGTTTAAACGCGACCTGAACGACCGCATTGACGCCATGCAAAAAGATTTTGAAAACTAGCCATTACACCCCAGTCCAGCTCCACAACGGAGCTGGATTTTTTCACTTCCTCTCATGAAACTCCAAGGCCAAAGTACCCTCATTTACCAAATTCCCCAGCCTGTGCCTGTTCAGATGATGCTCCGCCCGTATCGCCACGACGGACAATCTATTGTAAAAGAGCAGTTTAGCATCCAGCCAAGTGTGCCATTTACCGAATACATTGATGCCTACGGCAACCAATGTCAACGTGCGATTTTACCCGCTGGCGACGTCACTATCACGACCGACGTGGAAGCACTCGTGCAACCCTATTTGGCACCAGCCATTCCTCTACCCGCATATATTCCCGTGGACGAACTTCCCAATGAAGTGATGATGTATTTGTTGGCTAGTCGGTATTGCCAATCCGATTTGATTGATATTCAGAATCTTGCAAGAGAAATCGTTGGAAACAGCGAACTGGGTTATGCCCAAGTGGAAGCAATAAGGACATGGATTAATCAGTCGATTAGCTACCAATATGGCACTACCAACGCTACTACCACAGCCCTCGATACGGCGCAACAACGCGTGGGGGTTTGCCGCGATTTTACCCACCTTGCCATTGCACTGTGCCGCAGCTTGTCCATTCCAGCCCGCATGACGGTCGGCTTTTTAGACCAACTCGAATACATGGATTTGCACGCGTGGTTTGAAGCATACGTAGGTAATCAATGGTACACCTTTGATGCCGTTCAATCGCAAACGCAAGGCTGTCGGGTCGTACTTGGCTACGGGCGCGATGCCGCCGACGTAGCCATGGTCACACAGTTTGGGGCGGCCAATCTGCAATCGCTCACGGTCAACGTACAAGTTTTTCAAGAATAATAAGGTTTCCGCTTTTTATATGTTCCGAAAGCTGCACCAAGTTTGGTGTAGCTTTTTTTGTGGCCATTTGGGAAAAACGGGGAAAAAATTCTACATTTTTTTCTCGCCCAAAAATCAAATATAAACAACACAAAACACTGAATATCAAATATTTAACACAAAACCAAACCTCAACTGGAACAGCTTTTTTAGATTTTACTGCGTCAATCTTTAACATCAACACAGTATGAAAACGAGCATCATCACCTACTTACTTTGTTTCGGATTATTAGCACCGAGCCTCTATATACCTTCGCAAGCCCAAACGTCGTCGAAGAAAAAAACGACCAAAACCAAGCTCAAAAAAACGCAGTCAGGCGCTCTGATTGGTGCGGGAGCGGGAGCGGTTATCGGAGGAATCATTGGTAAAAACAACCGAAATACCGCCATTGGCGCCATCATTGGAGCAACCGTCGGTGGGGCAACGGGTGCCATCATCGGGCAGTCGATGGACAAGAAAGCCGAAAAACTTCGCCAAGATTTAGGACCCGATACCAAAGTAGAACGCGTGGGAGAAGGGGTAAAACTCACGATGAACGACCAACTCCTGTTTGACTTTGGCTCGGCCAAGCTCCGTCCCGAAACACTCGGTAATTTGAGAAAAATGGCCGCCACTCTCAAAAGCGACGACTATACGAATTTGCTCATTGAAGGAAACACCGACAACGTGGGCAGCGAAGCCTTCAACAAAACCTTGTCAGAACAACGCGCCGCTGCCGTATCCAATTTCTTGATAGGCGAAGGTGTTGCCTCAAATCGGGTAAAACTGATTGGTTTGGGCGAAGCAAATCCTATCGCAAGCAACGCATCTGAAACGGGACGCCAGCAAAACCGACGCGTAGAAATTGGAATTTTTGCCAACGAGAAATTAAAACAGCAAGCCGCTCAATCGGCCTTTAATGCCCAATAATCACCATACCTAACTTATTTTAACATACCAAAACCATGAGAACTCGCCTCTTCATCATCGCTTTAGTAGCCATCCTAAGCACTGCCTTCAGCGCTTCTGCCCAAGATTACCGTACGGCCGTGGGACTACGTTTAGGTTCTACCAACGGTATCACTATCAAGCACTTTACCAAAAGAAATGTCGCCCTCGAAGGAATTGTTTCTACCCGCTGGCGGGGAGTTGGCTTGACGGGACTTATCGAAGGACACACCCGCTTTTTGGGAATCAATCGCCTCAATTTTATCTATGGCGCAGGTGGTCACGTCTATATCTGGGGGGAAGGAAACCGTGGCTATGCCCCTTACCAACGCTCAAGCATTGCGGGACTAGACGCCCTTTTGGGACTCGAATACAACTTTCGAGAAGTACCCATCAACCTCGGCATTGACTGGAAACCAACCCTCAATTTCAGCGTTGACAACGGTTTCTGGTGCGACGAAGCCGCCATTTCTATCCGATATGCTTTTTAAGTGGAACGAGTTACGCACAACTCTTTTTTGTTCAAATTCAACCATTATCAAACATTAAAATCAACAATCGCCATGAATCGCAAACACATCATTTTAGCCATCGCTTTTGTAGCCTCAGCCCTTACTTCGTTCGCTCAAGACTCCGAAAACAGAGCACGAACAGGTATCCGTGGTGGACTAAACGCCTCGAATATGTACATCGACGAAGTTACCGACCGCAACCCTCGCTACGGATTTCACGCCAGTTTATTTACCCAATTACCTTTGGTGAAAAATAAATTGTACCTCCAACCCGAAATTGGGTACAGCAACAAAGGAACAACGGCCAGATACAACGTTCTCAATACTTTTCAAGGAGAAAATACTTTTAGCCTCGATTATGTAGAAGTTCCTGTGTTGCTAACGTATAAAATTGGCAATTTTGTTGACTTACACGCGGGTGGTTACGGAGGCTATTTGCTCAATGCCAACACCAAAAGTAAAAGCGATGTTGGCTCCACTCAAATTGAACTTGGGAAGGGCAATTTTAACGAAATTGACTACGGACTTTCGGCAGGTTTGAGTATTTATTTTGGCAAGTTAATGATTGGTACTCGCTACAATTATGGGCTTCGTCCAGTAGCGACCAGCGATGCCGCCAAAGTATTTATGGGTAACGCCAAAAATTCAGTGGGACAAATCAGCGTAGGTTTTACGTTCTAGGCAATGCTGTTGGGGAGGATGTGAGCATCCTCCCCACACCGCTAACATCCTCCCCACACAGCCAACATCCTCTCAGCACGGCCAACATCCTCCCATACTGCTACGAGTACTTCAGCTTCTCTTCATCTAGGTCAATTCCGTGCAATAGTTTTCGCACAATTTCTTCGTCGATTTTATCATCGGTATTATTTTTATTTTGTAGCCAAAGTCGCTGCTGTTCCAACACATCCAAGTAAATGCGCTTGGTTTCTTCGGTCAGTTCTTCAGGTTCTTCATGGCTTTTTTGCTCCCAAAATGCCACTTTAGTCCGTAGTATTTCATTTGTAACAAGGTGTTTACGATAGTTTTGGTGAAAATACTGCAAAGAATGTTCGGCCATTCCCCTTTTTAGCATTGCTTCGGTTTCTTCTTCGGGCAAATAATCCCCATAATCGGGGAGTTCCAGTTTTTTAATCAGCCACGGTAATGTAAGCCCTTGGACTACCAACGTCGTAAGAATCACCACAAACGTAATAAACAAAATAAGGTTTCGGTGGGGAAAAGGCACGCCGTTTACCTCCACAGGAATGGAAAGCGCCGCCGCCAACGACACCACGCCCCGCATTCCTGACCAAGACAACACAACGGGTGCTTTCCAACCTGGGTTGGAATCGGCTACTTGTATAAAATGACTCATTATTTTGGTCGTAACCACAGCGCCAAAAGAAGCGACAATTCGCCCAATAATAAGCACGGCAGTAATGACCAAACCATACCCAATCGCCAGAGGTAGCGCAATTCCTTCTTGCTTGAGCCCTTCGTGGATTTCGGGCAAGTCCAAGCCAATCAGTAAAAAGACCACGCCGTTGAGCACAAAAACAAAGCTTTGCCACACATTTACCCCCCGTAAACGCGACGAGCTTGAAAGAAAAATATGTCTGCGGTTGGCCAATAACAATCCACCACTCACCACCGCCAAGACCCCCGAACTATGGACTTCTTCAGCCGCGATGTACATCACATAAGGCGTCACGAACGAAAGTACAATGTCTATGTTGGCATCGGTAGGTAATAATTGATGGGCCTTCATAAACAACCATCCTACCGCTAATCCAATCACCGAACCACCAACAACCATCCACCCAAAACTTAACGCGGCTTCGTGCCAAACAAACTGTCCCGTGGCGACGGTGAGCATCGCAAAACGAAAGATAATCAGCGAGGAAGCATCATTGAGTAGGCTTTCACCCTCCATGATGGAGGACATT contains:
- the ruvC gene encoding crossover junction endodeoxyribonuclease RuvC is translated as MQDQQSNLTEKIILGIDPGTRIAGYGVIRIIGARIDLLQYGVLKLDKYSSHELKLKKIFDRITQLIEEFLPDEMAVEDPFYGKNPQSMLKLGRAQGVAMAAALNRNIPIVEYSPKTVKMSVTGNGNASKEQVAFMLESILKMPLQPEYLDATDAVAIAICHHYHANALPSAAAKKKGAKKGGWSAFVSENPNRIK
- a CDS encoding transglutaminase family protein, with protein sequence MKLQGQSTLIYQIPQPVPVQMMLRPYRHDGQSIVKEQFSIQPSVPFTEYIDAYGNQCQRAILPAGDVTITTDVEALVQPYLAPAIPLPAYIPVDELPNEVMMYLLASRYCQSDLIDIQNLAREIVGNSELGYAQVEAIRTWINQSISYQYGTTNATTTALDTAQQRVGVCRDFTHLAIALCRSLSIPARMTVGFLDQLEYMDLHAWFEAYVGNQWYTFDAVQSQTQGCRVVLGYGRDAADVAMVTQFGAANLQSLTVNVQVFQE
- a CDS encoding AI-2E family transporter, yielding MPPTTTPPTAFQLPYVARLGFVLLSVTLLVYWMHVLGSIVTLLLFSIILSMAMFPLTKWLEKKGLPNTLSITLAILAFTAVFVGIGFVIGYEVNEFMQMLPKMLSKMESCAAQMQQWAYEHLKISHKMQVNKLQEYTQNLSSKSGDMVGSAVTTTGSMLGMLAIVPVFIFFILYYRNMLTQFLYKVFSNTPKSKLNGVFSKIYEVVHNYLYGLFLVTLIVGTLNSIGLLALGIQSAFFFGFLAAVLLIIPYFGILIGSILPIVVALVTKESPMYALGVAGIFFFVQILEGNFITPYIVGSKISINPLAAIVALFLGEMLWGIAGMALALPLTAILKVIFDSVSYLKPYGYVLGEPEVDKEREIKSTKIQALERELVETIHETTDEVKAIFHKKKAVKKAS
- a CDS encoding porin family protein; the protein is MNRKHIILAIAFVASALTSFAQDSENRARTGIRGGLNASNMYIDEVTDRNPRYGFHASLFTQLPLVKNKLYLQPEIGYSNKGTTARYNVLNTFQGENTFSLDYVEVPVLLTYKIGNFVDLHAGGYGGYLLNANTKSKSDVGSTQIELGKGNFNEIDYGLSAGLSIYFGKLMIGTRYNYGLRPVATSDAAKVFMGNAKNSVGQISVGFTF
- a CDS encoding Na+/H+ antiporter, with the translated sequence MIEHFPFFLTLIVVILLLIMLADRIKVAYPVLLVITGLIISFFPGIPKIQVKPELIFIIFLPPLLYDAAFAMSWKELWRWRRIVGSFAFVVVFLTALSVALVANWCIPGISLALGFLLGGIVSPPDAVSASAILKFVKLPRRMSSIMEGESLLNDASSLIIFRFAMLTVATGQFVWHEAALSFGWMVVGGSVIGLAVGWLFMKAHQLLPTDANIDIVLSFVTPYVMYIAAEEVHSSGVLAVVSGGLLLANRRHIFLSSSSRLRGVNVWQSFVFVLNGVVFLLIGLDLPEIHEGLKQEGIALPLAIGYGLVITAVLIIGRIVASFGAVVTTKIMSHFIQVADSNPGWKAPVVLSWSGMRGVVSLAAALSIPVEVNGVPFPHRNLILFITFVVILTTLVVQGLTLPWLIKKLELPDYGDYLPEEETEAMLKRGMAEHSLQYFHQNYRKHLVTNEILRTKVAFWEQKSHEEPEELTEETKRIYLDVLEQQRLWLQNKNNTDDKIDEEIVRKLLHGIDLDEEKLKYS
- a CDS encoding OmpA family protein — its product is MKTSIITYLLCFGLLAPSLYIPSQAQTSSKKKTTKTKLKKTQSGALIGAGAGAVIGGIIGKNNRNTAIGAIIGATVGGATGAIIGQSMDKKAEKLRQDLGPDTKVERVGEGVKLTMNDQLLFDFGSAKLRPETLGNLRKMAATLKSDDYTNLLIEGNTDNVGSEAFNKTLSEQRAAAVSNFLIGEGVASNRVKLIGLGEANPIASNASETGRQQNRRVEIGIFANEKLKQQAAQSAFNAQ
- a CDS encoding alpha-amylase family glycosyl hydrolase — its product is MKTIEISDIQASTIAGMGAVPHSEGVSFRVWAPNAKAVSVVGDFNSWNNEATPLSHEENGYWSVNVPGATIGQEYKYVLFTEVAELMRNDPYARQLTNSVGNSIVHDPHFDWANDDSFRIPNWNEMVIYELHIGTFNAKGEGKIGDFYSAIERLDYLKALGINAVEIMPIAEFPGGYSWGYNPAHPFAVESEYGGPLGLKSFVKAAHEKGIAVILDVVYNHFGPTDMDLWQFDGWSENNLGGIYFYNDWRATTPWGDTRPDYGRPEVRQYIRDNALMWLEEYHLDGLRMDMIPYMRNVNADGNPDNDLAEGYSLIQWINSEIREKFPHKFTVAEDLHTLSSITDSVANGGLGYSSQWDAQFVHPVREAIIAMHDADRNMDAIAHAITHKYNNDAFQRVIYTESHDEVANGKARVVQEIAGEGDVDNWYAKKRSILGAVLTLTSPGIPMLFQGQALLEDKWFDDTDPIDWSRLSAHKGIAKLYRDLIHLRLNKHQTTAGLSGQHAMVLHLDHERKIIAFYRFRNGGYNDNTIVIINFSQEPAHDFGIRFPKRGHWRLRFNSDWDGYDADFDNHFTSDLIAVGVEESRHLLVQVPLGAYAALIYSLEN
- a CDS encoding NuoM family protein, whose translation is MKIPYLLSFFVFHPLVGTIAILLISNRFKHTYKWITLFFTACQVLVSGVLYAMYDTSNPAPQFVEKADWITLSLGNMGTVSIDYLLGIDGISFPMVLLTSVVMLVGAISSWNIDKREKAYFSLYLLLTTSITGCFIALDFFLFFLFFEFMLLPMYFLIGLWGGPRREYASIKFFLYTLVGSLLILIVMIGLYLSVIDPVESQLTQTMVHTFDLRYMTDMRNYLPNSLLSLSGEVYLFGIPSRMLAFWLLFLGFAIKLPIVPLHTWLPDAHVEAPTPVSVVLAGILLKIGGYGLLRIAYPIFPDAANEYAFVLALLGVISIVYGGFNALAQNDLKKMIAYSSVSHMGFVVLGIASLTSEGINGAIYQMVSHGVLSAMLFLVVGVIYDRTHNRLIDSYRGLIGPMPIYTVLTGVAFFASLGLPGFSGFVGELFTLMGGFKSAVVPTWVAALGTIGIILAAAYFLWTLQRMFLGKLWAKNQDDLAVLYDLDTREKWMLVPLALLAFLIGILPNSLFQLSDKTVSQLLKVFE
- a CDS encoding lysylphosphatidylglycerol synthase domain-containing protein, which codes for MTQSNSPSWFSRLSSLKKITWVFKWLLFLGMLLYLYVSVEAKGQSLGEVYRLLLFHLQQGHWKILGFALFLTPINWACESRKWQLLAQKIEKISFGQAFQGVLSGLALGFLMPNNVGDAAGRVLSLQSHQRLSGVGAALLSNGLQFFVSLFFGTLGWGFWVYHQPTLQQWPQVLLLLALVMTLVFGGVLMTKRGEAEQFLVRFRLFRWVDPYVKVIAEYTLSEIGQAFRWAILRYGVFTLQFALLLWLFEVNLPFDVAIAGIFLVFFAKTLIPALNFLGDLGIREASSLYVFSFYDVEPARILAVTLTLWCINILLPVLIGTVWTFKLKWWN